DNA from Candidatus Lokiarchaeota archaeon:
ACACCAGTCAGGAAAGATGGCTCCGTATCAACTAGAATGGAAACCCTCCGGATTTATGTCGGCGATCTTCCAATCATGCTTCGAAGTGAAAAATGTCTGCTACACGGGATGTCAGATGAGGAACTTATCGAACATGGTGAAGATCCAAAGGACCCTGGAGGCTATTTCATAATCAATGGTTCTGAGCGGGTATTGGTTACTCAGGAAGATCTTGCACCCAATAGGATTCTAATTGAAGAGGCGAGTAAGAGCTCCAGTTATACTCATGTTGCTAAGGTATTTTCGACATCTCGGGGCTTTAGAGCTCCAGCAACAATTGAACGGAAAAGAACCGGAGAACTAAGAGCATCATTCCCCTCAGTTCCAGGTAAGATTCCATTGGCAATACTGCTCAAGGCTCTCGGATTGGAATCTGACAGAGAAATTGTTGATGTCATCTCTGATGATGATGAAATCCGGAATGAGCTTATTGTTACTATTGAACAATCTGCACCAATAAATGCTGATAGAGATGATCCAGAGGCTTCAACTAAAGACAACGCACTAGACTATATTGGAAAGCGAGTGGCAGTCGGTCAAACAAAGGAATATCGCCTTTCGCGGGCGGAGAAGGTTCTCGACAGATATTTGCTTCCTCACGTTGGGACCGATCCCGAGAATCGTCTTCAGAAGGCTTACTATCTTGGACAGATGATTGAGCGTCTTCTAGAGCTTGTCCTCGGTAAGCGTGAGGCTGATGACAAAGATCATTACGCTAACAAGCGACTAAAACTCTCTGGTGACCTTCTGATGTCACTCTTCAGGGTTGCACTGTACTCTCTGAATCGTGACATAAAGTATCAGCTGGAACGAACTGCCACACGCGGTAGAAAACCCAATATAAGAACGGCGGTTAGAGCGGATGTTATTACACAGCGTCTTAAGCACGCTCTTGCTACCGGGAATTGGGTTGGGGGAAAGGCTGGAGTTTCACAACTACTCGATCGTACTAACTACATATCTTCCCTATCTCACCTGCGCAGAGTGGTTTCACCGCTTTCAAGATCACAACCTCATTTTGAGGCTCGAGACCTTCATTCCACCCATTGGGGGAAGATATGCCCAAACGAGACGCCCGAAGGTCCTAACTGTGGTCTTGTCAAGAATATTGCGATGATGGCGTACATTTCGGTAGGAACTGAGGAAGAACCAATCGAACGTGCACTTCTTCAAGCTGATGTTGAACCAATTGAAAGCCTGAAGGGCAAACGGGGGCAGAAATGGGCAGATGTATTTCTGAATGGCCGTCTTATTGGAGTTCATGCTGCTCCTAAGGTGCTAGCAAAAACCATGCGCCAGAAGAGACAAGCTGGCGAAATCGACTCAGAAACTAACGTCGCATATTATGAAAACACACATGAAGTTCAAGTGAACTGTGATGCTGGCAGGGTTAGACGACCACTAATAGTAGTAGAGAATGGCAAGAGTCGTTTGACCAAAGAACATCTCAGAATGGTAATGGATGGAGAATGGCAGTTTCAAGACTTGATGCGAAACGGACTCGTAGAATTCTTGGATGCAGAGGAAGAAGAGAATGCCCTCATTGCAATGTATCCTGATGATATTGGACCTGATACAACCCACTTGGAGATTGAACCGTCAACTATCCTTGGTATATCTGCAGCTTTGATACCTTTCGCTGAACGAAATCAGTCTCCACGTAACGTATACATGGCGGGTATGGCCAAGCAATCAATAGGTGTTCCCTCGTCCAATTTTAATCATCGTGCTGATACCCGGTCTCATTTCTTCCACTATCCACAGATTCCATTGGTCACGACAAGAGCTATGGATTCGATAGGTTATGAAGACCGACCTGCAGGTCAAAACGTGGTCATGGCAATTCTGTCATTTGAAGGCTATAATATCGAAGACGCTTTGATTATGAACAAGGCCTCAATTGACAGAGGTTTGAGCAGAAGCACATTCTGTCGGGTATACGATAGCGAGGAACGGAAATATCCTGGCGGTCAAGAAGATCGATTTGAAATACCTGAGAGAAGCGTGCGTGGATACCGCGCATCTGAAGCTTATCGCAATCTCGGTGAAGATGGTATTATTGAAACAGAAGTTGAAGTCCAAGGTGGTGATGTTCTTATTGGACGAACTTCACCTCCACGATTCCTTGAAGAATACTCAGAGTTCGAGATTACTTCACCAAATAGACGTGAAACCTCTGTTGCCGTAAGACATGGTGAGTCAGGAGTCGTAGACAACGTAATTCTAACTGAGACAATTGATGGAAATCGTCTTGTGAAGGTCAAGGTACGGGATCTGAGGGTACCAGAGCTTGGTGACAAATATGCTTCCCGTCATGGCCAGAAAGGAGTTCTTGGATACTTGGCGCCCCAAGAGGATTTGCCTTTCACAGAACAAGGCATTGTTCCTGATATGGTTCTTAATCCTCATGCCATCCCTTCAAGGATGACCATTGGACAAATCCTCGAAATGATTGCTGGAAAAGCGTCTTCAGTCGAAGGTCGACAGAAAGATGCTACTCCCTTCTGCGGAGTGACAGAGGAAGAGCTATTTGAAACGCTCAAAGAACATGGATTCCAGCATAATGGCCGTGAGACCATGTACTCCGGAGTAACCGGTGAGAAACTCAAAACCGACATTTTCCTCGGAGTAATCTATTATCAGAAACTCCATCACATGGTTGCGGACAAAATCCACGCTCGTGCAAGAGGTCCTGTACAGATTCTCACTAGGCAACCAACGGAAGGTCGTGCCCGCGAAGGAGGTCTTCGTTTTGGAGAGATGGAACGAGACGTGCTTATCGGACATGGTGCTGCAATGCTTCTGAAAGGTCGCCTCCTCGAGGAATCGGACAGGAGCACGATGCTTGTCTGTGAAGAATGCGGCCTCATTGGAGTGTATGACCGTAATCGTGATAGCTACTACTGCCCGATTTGCGGTTCGGATGCAAAGGTAAGTAGAGTTGTTGTATCATATGCTTTCAAATTGCTTTGTCAAGAAATGATGTCGCTAGGGCTTGCACCCCGACTTAGACTAAAGGAGTTGATCTAGATGTCTTTCAATCAAACACCAACCAAGAAAATCGACGCAATCGAATTCGGGCTGCTTAGCCCAGAAGATATCCGTAAGATGTCAGTTGCTCAGATTGTGGTGGCCGATACCTATGACGAAGACGGCTATCCAATCGAATCTGGAATCATGGATCAAAGACTTGGTGTAATTGATCCGGGACAACGGTGTCGAACGTGTGGGAACCGGGTTGGTAACTGTCCTGGCCATTTTGGTCATATTGAACTTGCAAGACCAGTTATGCACGAAGGATATGCAAAGAAAATCTACAAAGTACTCCGTGCAACGTGTGGTGAATGCAATAGGATTCTTCTTACCCCTGATGAGATTGATTATTTCAAACGTGAAATCAAGAAGTTTCCTAAGACAAGCCAGCGCTATGAAGACTTAATCAAGGACGCTCTTAAGCGTGGAAACAAGCTCAAGAAGGGTAAAGTATGCCCACATTGCGCAGCGGATCAGCACAAGCTCAAATTGGAGAAACCCACTTCCATTTACGAAGTTACCGAACAAGGTTCAGTTAGACTTACACCTATTGATATTCGCGCTATTCTGGAAAACATACCTGATGACGATTATCGTCTGATGGGTATCGACCCTGAAGCTGCCCGACTTGAATGGGCAATTTTGACCGTTCTGCCTGTTCCTCCTGTTACAGTAAGACCGTCAATCACCCTTGAATCTGGTGTGCGCAGCGAGGATGATCTGAGCCATAAACTCATCGACATAATTAGAATCAATCAGCGGCTAAGAGAGAATCTCGATGCAGGCGCGCCACAACTCATCGTTGAAGATTTGTGGGAGCTTCTACAGTATCATGTGACAACCTACTTCGATAATAGTGTAAGCGGAATTCCTCCTGCTCGACATCGGTCCGGAAGAGCGCTTAGAACTCTCTCTCAGAGACTAAAGGGCAAGGAAGGTCGATTCAGATCGAACCTATCAGGGAAACGAGTAGATTTTTCCGCACGGACGGTAATCTCCCCCGATCCGAATCTCAGTATGAATGAGGTTGGAGTCCCTGAACAAGTTGCAAAAATCCTCACAATACCTCAGAGGGTAACGGATTGGAATCTTGAAGACATGAAGGAGCTCGTTATTCGAGGACCGGACAGGCATCCAGGTGCAAATTATCTCATTAGATCTGATGGGCGTAGGGTTGACTTGCGTTTTGTCAAGGATCGAACCATAATTGCTGATACAATAGAACCTGGTTTCGTAATCGAGAGGCATCTAGGCGATGGCGACATTGTTCTTTTCAATCGGCAACCATCTCTACACAGAATGTCAATAATGGCGCACGAAGTACGGGTAGTGCCTTACCGAACATTCCGACTGTCACTTTTTGTGTGTCCCCCTTACAACGCGGACTTCGATGGTGATGAGATGAACCTTCATGTGCCTCAGTCTGAAGAGGCTCGAGCAGAAGCTAGGGTTCTAATGAGAGTACAAGAACAGATACTCTCTCCACGATACGGAGGACCCATTATCGGTGCTCTACAGGACTACATATCTGCTGCATTTCTATTGACTCGAAAATCGAGTCTCTATACTCGCAATCAAGTTAATCAGCTGCTAGCAACCTCTGGCTACGAAGCTGACATTCCAGAACCTGCCATCAAGTCACCCGTCAATCTATGGACTGGAAAGCAAATCTTTAGCATGTTTATTCCTGAAGGCATCAACATTTCATTCACAGCAAACATATGTCGGAATTGTGACGTGTGCAAGGCAGAGGAATGCGAGTTTGACGCATATGTTGTTGTACGCGATGGGAACCTAGAATACGGTGTTGTTGATGAGAAAGCGTTTGGTGCTGGTGAGCCTGATTCTCTCTTCCACAGAATTGTTAAAGAGGAAGGTTCCACAGCTGCGAGGAGATTCATCGACTCCATAGGTAGGCTTCTTGTGCGCCTCATTACTAATCGAGGTTTCACAATGGGTCTTGACGACGTAACCCTTCCCGATGAAGCTTCCCGACGGATTCGAGTCATCTTGAAGGAAGCCAACGAGAAGGTCAACCAACTTATCGAAACGTATCAGCGCGGCGAGCTCGATGCCAATCCTGGTCAAACCGTTCTTGAGACCTTGGAACAACGTATTATGGCAACCCTTGCAGAAGCTCGTGATTCCGCAGGTGAAGTAGCAGGTCAACATCTAGGGTTGGACAACTCGGCTGTAATCATGGCACAGACAGGAGCCAGAGGTTCTCGATTGAACCTTTCTCAGATGGCTGCGGTCGTAGGACAACAAGCCGTTCGTGGTGAACGAATCAGCCGAGGATACGTTGGCAGAACACTCCCTCATTTCAAGGCTGGAGATCTGGGTGCGCGTGCACGAGGATTTGTATCATCGAGCTATAAACGGGGCCTAGATCCTATTGAGTACTGG
Protein-coding regions in this window:
- a CDS encoding DNA-directed RNA polymerase subunit B; the protein is MAALDAKERGNYWPVIEAFFDYYGLVGQHLDSFNRFVNEELQKVVDDIGKITPKVEGYHVELGDITVEEPSIREADGSEHPLYPNEARIRDLTYAAKLYLEMTPVRKDGSVSTRMETLRIYVGDLPIMLRSEKCLLHGMSDEELIEHGEDPKDPGGYFIINGSERVLVTQEDLAPNRILIEEASKSSSYTHVAKVFSTSRGFRAPATIERKRTGELRASFPSVPGKIPLAILLKALGLESDREIVDVISDDDEIRNELIVTIEQSAPINADRDDPEASTKDNALDYIGKRVAVGQTKEYRLSRAEKVLDRYLLPHVGTDPENRLQKAYYLGQMIERLLELVLGKREADDKDHYANKRLKLSGDLLMSLFRVALYSLNRDIKYQLERTATRGRKPNIRTAVRADVITQRLKHALATGNWVGGKAGVSQLLDRTNYISSLSHLRRVVSPLSRSQPHFEARDLHSTHWGKICPNETPEGPNCGLVKNIAMMAYISVGTEEEPIERALLQADVEPIESLKGKRGQKWADVFLNGRLIGVHAAPKVLAKTMRQKRQAGEIDSETNVAYYENTHEVQVNCDAGRVRRPLIVVENGKSRLTKEHLRMVMDGEWQFQDLMRNGLVEFLDAEEEENALIAMYPDDIGPDTTHLEIEPSTILGISAALIPFAERNQSPRNVYMAGMAKQSIGVPSSNFNHRADTRSHFFHYPQIPLVTTRAMDSIGYEDRPAGQNVVMAILSFEGYNIEDALIMNKASIDRGLSRSTFCRVYDSEERKYPGGQEDRFEIPERSVRGYRASEAYRNLGEDGIIETEVEVQGGDVLIGRTSPPRFLEEYSEFEITSPNRRETSVAVRHGESGVVDNVILTETIDGNRLVKVKVRDLRVPELGDKYASRHGQKGVLGYLAPQEDLPFTEQGIVPDMVLNPHAIPSRMTIGQILEMIAGKASSVEGRQKDATPFCGVTEEELFETLKEHGFQHNGRETMYSGVTGEKLKTDIFLGVIYYQKLHHMVADKIHARARGPVQILTRQPTEGRAREGGLRFGEMERDVLIGHGAAMLLKGRLLEESDRSTMLVCEECGLIGVYDRNRDSYYCPICGSDAKVSRVVVSYAFKLLCQEMMSLGLAPRLRLKELI
- a CDS encoding DNA-directed RNA polymerase subunit A'; this translates as MSFNQTPTKKIDAIEFGLLSPEDIRKMSVAQIVVADTYDEDGYPIESGIMDQRLGVIDPGQRCRTCGNRVGNCPGHFGHIELARPVMHEGYAKKIYKVLRATCGECNRILLTPDEIDYFKREIKKFPKTSQRYEDLIKDALKRGNKLKKGKVCPHCAADQHKLKLEKPTSIYEVTEQGSVRLTPIDIRAILENIPDDDYRLMGIDPEAARLEWAILTVLPVPPVTVRPSITLESGVRSEDDLSHKLIDIIRINQRLRENLDAGAPQLIVEDLWELLQYHVTTYFDNSVSGIPPARHRSGRALRTLSQRLKGKEGRFRSNLSGKRVDFSARTVISPDPNLSMNEVGVPEQVAKILTIPQRVTDWNLEDMKELVIRGPDRHPGANYLIRSDGRRVDLRFVKDRTIIADTIEPGFVIERHLGDGDIVLFNRQPSLHRMSIMAHEVRVVPYRTFRLSLFVCPPYNADFDGDEMNLHVPQSEEARAEARVLMRVQEQILSPRYGGPIIGALQDYISAAFLLTRKSSLYTRNQVNQLLATSGYEADIPEPAIKSPVNLWTGKQIFSMFIPEGINISFTANICRNCDVCKAEECEFDAYVVVRDGNLEYGVVDEKAFGAGEPDSLFHRIVKEEGSTAARRFIDSIGRLLVRLITNRGFTMGLDDVTLPDEASRRIRVILKEANEKVNQLIETYQRGELDANPGQTVLETLEQRIMATLAEARDSAGEVAGQHLGLDNSAVIMAQTGARGSRLNLSQMAAVVGQQAVRGERISRGYVGRTLPHFKAGDLGARARGFVSSSYKRGLDPIEYWFHAAGGREGLVDTAVRTSTSGYMQRRLMTALQDLKVETDGTVRTAPGRIVQFKFGDDGVDPSKSDHGRSVNIDIELEKVLGKGRMEQGR